From Osmerus mordax isolate fOsmMor3 chromosome 8, fOsmMor3.pri, whole genome shotgun sequence, a single genomic window includes:
- the si:dkey-71h2.2 gene encoding low density lipoprotein receptor adapter protein 1, whose product MDALKSAGRAIIKSPGVPRHTWGTSKHEKLPENWTDTKETLLEGMVFNVKYLGMTLVGQPKGEDMATAAIRRIVSTARASTKKFRKVTLTVSPKGIIITDTETSDLIENVSIYRISYCTADKTQDKVFAYVSQSQFNETLECHAFLCQKKKIAQAVTLTVAQAFKVALDLWEVAQEDKSKKARSCCTCSVGEGQTETSTHCVSDPEKHKPQGVEEKLRRPYLSTSLSSPSPRNNPARRRPIKHDSWDVEDGLDDAFSRLAESRSGPFSEDAPLSPLEAQLDDLLSLSSDDSDLRSQHRLLNKLSPQTMNT is encoded by the exons AGCTGCCAGAGAACTGGACGGACACCAAGGAGACGTTACTGGAGGGAATGGTGTTTAACGTGAAGTACCTGGGCATGACACTGGTGGGCCAGCCCAAAGGAGAGGACATGGCCACCGCCGCCATCCGCAGGATTGTGAGCACG GCCCGAGCCAGTACCAAGAAGTTCCGTAAGGTTACGCTGACTGTCTCCCCGAAAGGAATCATCATCACAGATACAGAGACCTCAGACCTCATAGAGAACGTCTCCATATACAG AATCTCTTACTGCACAGCTGATAAAACTCAGGATAAGGTCTTTGCCTACGTTTCCCAGAGTCAGTTCAATGAAACCCTGGAATGCCACGCTTTCCTGTGCCAGAAGAAGAAAATT GCCCAGGCTGTGACACTCACGGTGGCTCAGGCCTTCAAAGTAGCCCTGGACCTGTGGGAAGTCGCTCAGGAGG ATAAAAGCAAGAAGGCGAGGAGCTGCTGCACCTGCTCTGTCGGCGAAGGCCAGACCgagacaagcacacactgtGTCTCAG acccagagaaacacaagccacagggggtggaggagaaactcagGCGGCCATATCTCTCCACATCCCTCAGCTCGCCCTCCCCACGCAACAATCCTGCCCGGAGACGACCAATCAAACACGATTCCTGG GATGTGGAAGATGGCCTTGATGATGCATTCTCAAG acTGGCAGAGTCCCGCTCCGGACCCTTCTCTGAGGACGCACCTCTAAGTCCCCTGGAAGCCCAGCTCGATGACCTCTTGTCTCTGAGCAGTGATGACTCAGACTTACGCTCACAACATCGGCTGCTTAACAAGTTGTCCCCACAAACCATGAATACCTGA